One window of the Longimicrobiaceae bacterium genome contains the following:
- a CDS encoding VanZ family protein produces the protein MSRAVLGWIPAVLWAVAIFAVSGRSSVSIPSFWSADKVLHFGTYAVLGFLLAHAVASSGGSPRWAVPLGWLYAASDELHQGFVPGRSMDPADWAADALGVLAGAFAYTRFQAWRRGRTPARTSP, from the coding sequence GTGAGCCGGGCCGTGCTGGGGTGGATCCCGGCGGTCCTCTGGGCCGTCGCGATCTTCGCCGTGAGCGGCCGGTCCTCCGTCTCGATCCCCTCGTTCTGGAGCGCCGACAAGGTGCTCCACTTCGGCACCTACGCGGTCCTGGGCTTCCTCCTGGCGCACGCCGTCGCCTCCTCCGGCGGGTCGCCGCGGTGGGCCGTGCCGCTGGGGTGGCTGTATGCGGCCTCGGACGAGCTGCACCAGGGCTTCGTCCCCGGACGCTCCATGGATCCTGCCGACTGGGCCGCCGACGCGCTCGGCGTCCTGGCCGGCGCCTTTGCGTATACCCGCTTCCAGGCGTGGCGCCGGGGACGCACCCCCGCCCGCACGAGCCCATGA